The following proteins are co-located in the Moraxella nasovis genome:
- a CDS encoding pseudouridine synthase: protein MRLDKFLSKATELSRSDAKKVLHRGEITVNDEIIKDGSRHIDVANDEVLWAGESLSVADGNRYLLLYKPEGFECSLKPKEHPSVVDLIAVPEVASLRMAGRLDVDTTGALILSDDGKFLHRVTSPKRHVAKTYQITLADPMSDELQQKAIHDVAKGILLEGETQKTCPAKLSFTDETHATLVLTEGKYHQVKRMMAYFGNKVIELHRANIGTINLDGLEKGECRFLTDDEIEQF, encoded by the coding sequence ATGCGATTAGACAAATTTTTAAGTAAAGCGACCGAATTATCCCGAAGTGATGCCAAAAAAGTCTTGCACCGTGGCGAGATTACCGTAAACGATGAAATCATCAAAGATGGCAGCCGTCATATTGACGTGGCAAATGACGAAGTACTGTGGGCAGGAGAATCGCTGTCTGTGGCAGATGGCAATCGTTATTTATTGCTTTATAAGCCTGAAGGGTTTGAATGCTCGCTTAAGCCTAAAGAGCACCCAAGCGTCGTTGATCTCATTGCTGTGCCAGAAGTAGCAAGCTTACGCATGGCAGGAAGGCTTGATGTAGACACCACAGGGGCATTAATACTCTCAGATGATGGCAAATTTTTACACCGAGTAACCAGCCCTAAACGTCATGTTGCCAAAACATATCAGATTACGCTTGCCGACCCTATGAGCGATGAATTGCAACAAAAGGCAATTCATGACGTCGCTAAAGGCATATTATTAGAAGGCGAAACCCAAAAAACTTGCCCTGCCAAACTGTCATTTACCGACGAGACACACGCCACGCTGGTACTCACTGAAGGCAAATACCATCAAGTCAAACGCATGATGGCGTACTTTGGTAATAAAGTTATCGAGTTACACCGAGCAAATATCGGCACAATCAACCTTGATGGTCTTGAAAAAGGGGAGTGTCGCTTTTTGACCGATGATGAGATTGAACAATTTTAA
- the nqrM gene encoding (Na+)-NQR maturation NqrM, producing the protein MNTMIQQFLPMFFVTLVVFALFFLFMGIGYLVKKKPLKGSCGGVATLMGDEYCQFCGNDPNKCESQIANAAKVSKKAASLAKKA; encoded by the coding sequence ATGAACACTATGATTCAGCAGTTTTTACCCATGTTTTTTGTCACCCTTGTGGTTTTTGCCCTATTCTTTTTATTCATGGGCATTGGCTATCTTGTCAAGAAAAAACCCCTAAAAGGCTCATGTGGCGGTGTGGCAACCTTGATGGGCGATGAATATTGCCAATTTTGTGGCAACGACCCTAATAAGTGCGAAAGCCAAATCGCCAACGCTGCTAAAGTCAGCAAAAAAGCCGCATCACTTGCTAAGAAAGCCTAG
- a CDS encoding uroporphyrinogen-III synthase yields the protein MNHALFINTRPTHRNICFHHLSCACVELPLLRIDDVALSNDEQAIMRDLITQNPYQALIITSVESAKRAICFLRHLGISTACQLPNAKAPSVIAVGEASAKVLKDFGFVVVLPTTANNEGMLKLPQIQNLQASDKVLIWRGVGGRRLLEDDLANRQIQIDVIEWYERTKPHDLADNYHAITPQIDKFIMHNQPVIMLISSQMAFENWQSLRSTHAHRIHYLTLGDRLFDIVRTAYPKARTHLIDALSAQHVQDVIDDIIRSTNGVPNTCST from the coding sequence ATGAATCACGCCCTATTCATCAACACTCGTCCCACACACCGAAATATTTGCTTTCATCATCTGTCTTGTGCGTGCGTAGAACTGCCTTTGCTTAGGATTGATGATGTGGCTTTATCTAACGATGAACAAGCCATCATGAGGGATTTGATTACCCAAAATCCTTATCAAGCACTCATCATCACAAGCGTTGAGTCTGCCAAACGTGCGATTTGTTTTCTAAGGCACTTAGGCATAAGCACCGCCTGCCAATTACCCAATGCCAAAGCCCCATCTGTCATCGCAGTTGGGGAAGCCAGTGCCAAGGTACTTAAAGATTTTGGCTTTGTCGTAGTGTTGCCCACTACAGCGAACAACGAAGGTATGCTAAAACTCCCCCAAATCCAAAACCTTCAAGCAAGCGATAAGGTGCTAATTTGGCGTGGCGTGGGTGGTCGCAGGCTTTTAGAAGATGACTTAGCCAATCGGCAAATACAGATTGATGTCATTGAGTGGTACGAACGCACCAAACCGCACGATTTGGCAGATAATTATCATGCCATCACCCCACAGATTGATAAATTCATCATGCACAATCAGCCTGTCATCATGCTCATCAGCAGTCAAATGGCATTTGAGAACTGGCAAAGCTTGCGTAGCACGCACGCCCATCGCATTCATTATTTGACGCTTGGTGACAGATTATTCGACATCGTGCGTACCGCCTACCCAAAAGCACGCACACACTTAATTGATGCCTTAAGCGCCCAACACGTGCAAGATGTGATTGATGACATCATACGTTCTACCAATGGCGTACCAAACACCTGTTCAACTTAG
- the dnaK gene encoding molecular chaperone DnaK produces the protein MGKVIGIDLGTTNSCVAVYEGDKVKVIENAEGARTTPSIVAFKDGETLVGQSAKRQAVTNPNNTLFAVKRLIGRRYDDKAVQKDIGLVPYKIIKADNGDAWVEVNGKKQAPPQISAEVLKKMKKTAEDYLGESVTEAVVTVPAYFNDAQRQATKDAGRIAGLDVKRIINEPTAAALAFGLDKKEGDRTIAVYDLGGGTFDVSIIEIADVDGEQQFEVLSTNGDTFLGGEDFDIALIDYLVDEFKKEQDVNLKGDPLAMQRLKEAAEKAKIELSSSTSTEVNLPYITADATGPKHLVVTISRAKLEALTEELVARTIAPCKTALEDAGLSASDIDDVILVGGQTRMPLVQQKVQEFFGKEPRKDVNPDEAVAIGAATQGAVLSNDIKDVLLLDVTPLTLGIETMGGVLTPIIEKNTMIPTKKSQVFSTAADNQPAVSIQVYQGERKIANQNKLLGNFDLTDIPPAPRGVPQIEVTFDINADGIMNISAKDKGTGKSQSIQIKANSGLTDEEIEQMVRDAEANAEADQKFADLANARNEADGRIGAVQKALKEAGDKATAEEKTAVEEAISALELATKEDDVDDIKAKIEALDNAFLPIGTKIYQDAGAAGGQQAGDFSGQADNQADDGVVDAEFTEVKDEK, from the coding sequence ATGGGTAAAGTTATCGGTATTGACCTAGGTACAACCAACTCTTGTGTCGCTGTTTATGAAGGCGACAAAGTTAAAGTGATTGAAAATGCTGAAGGTGCTAGAACCACACCATCTATCGTTGCATTTAAAGACGGCGAAACTTTGGTTGGACAATCGGCTAAACGCCAAGCTGTCACCAATCCAAACAACACTTTGTTTGCAGTTAAACGCTTAATCGGTCGCCGTTATGATGATAAAGCAGTACAAAAAGACATCGGTCTTGTGCCTTATAAAATCATCAAAGCTGACAATGGCGATGCGTGGGTAGAAGTAAATGGCAAAAAACAAGCTCCACCGCAAATCAGTGCAGAAGTTTTGAAAAAAATGAAAAAAACTGCCGAAGATTATTTGGGTGAGAGCGTAACAGAAGCGGTTGTTACCGTGCCTGCTTACTTTAATGATGCCCAGCGTCAAGCCACCAAAGATGCAGGTCGTATCGCAGGGCTAGATGTCAAACGTATCATCAACGAGCCTACCGCTGCTGCCTTGGCTTTTGGTCTTGACAAAAAAGAAGGCGACCGCACCATTGCTGTCTATGACTTAGGTGGTGGTACGTTTGACGTGTCTATCATTGAGATTGCTGATGTGGACGGCGAACAACAATTTGAAGTACTATCAACCAATGGCGACACTTTCTTGGGCGGTGAAGACTTTGACATCGCACTCATTGACTATTTAGTAGATGAGTTCAAAAAAGAGCAAGACGTGAACCTAAAAGGCGACCCACTTGCTATGCAGCGTCTAAAAGAAGCTGCTGAAAAAGCGAAGATTGAGCTGTCAAGCAGCACAAGCACCGAAGTGAACCTGCCTTATATCACCGCAGATGCGACAGGTCCTAAGCATTTGGTAGTAACAATTAGCCGTGCTAAACTAGAAGCCTTGACCGAAGAGCTGGTGGCTCGCACCATCGCCCCTTGTAAGACTGCCCTAGAAGACGCAGGTCTATCGGCAAGCGACATTGATGATGTTATCTTAGTGGGTGGTCAAACTCGTATGCCACTTGTGCAACAAAAAGTGCAAGAGTTCTTTGGTAAAGAGCCAAGAAAAGACGTAAACCCTGATGAAGCGGTCGCTATTGGTGCTGCAACTCAAGGTGCGGTGCTGTCAAACGATATCAAAGACGTGCTACTACTTGACGTAACTCCGCTGACGCTTGGCATTGAGACCATGGGCGGCGTGTTAACACCGATTATCGAAAAGAACACCATGATTCCTACCAAAAAATCACAAGTGTTCTCAACGGCAGCCGACAATCAGCCTGCAGTAAGCATTCAGGTGTATCAAGGCGAGCGTAAGATTGCCAACCAAAACAAGCTTTTGGGCAACTTTGACCTAACCGACATTCCACCAGCTCCTCGTGGCGTGCCACAGATTGAGGTTACCTTTGACATCAACGCAGATGGCATCATGAACATCTCTGCTAAAGACAAAGGCACAGGCAAATCACAATCTATCCAAATCAAGGCAAACTCTGGCTTGACTGACGAAGAGATTGAGCAAATGGTGCGTGATGCTGAAGCCAATGCTGAAGCAGATCAGAAGTTTGCTGACCTTGCAAACGCTCGCAATGAAGCAGACGGACGCATCGGTGCAGTACAAAAAGCACTAAAAGAAGCTGGTGATAAAGCCACAGCTGAAGAAAAAACAGCAGTCGAAGAAGCCATCTCAGCCCTAGAGCTCGCCACCAAAGAAGATGATGTGGACGACATCAAGGCTAAGATTGAAGCACTTGATAACGCGTTCTTGCCAATCGGTACGAAGATTTACCAAGATGCAGGAGCAGCAGGCGGACAGCAGGCAGGTGACTTTAGTGGACAAGCTGACAACCAAGCTGATGATGGCGTGGTAGATGCTGAATTTACCGAAGTCAAAGATGAGAAATAA
- the grpE gene encoding nucleotide exchange factor GrpE: MTKHTQNNQTADTIADNDTTNSEPISEQNAEQKQTETCELSAKIAELEAQVANAKEAAARANADSYNAQRRMEQETDKAKKYALQKFAKEMLDVVDNLERAIENLANADEAVIEGVKLTHKSLIAVLEKNGVIAVGEVGEAFNPDLHEAVGIHPEADKDIVGQVLQKGYTLNERTLRPAIVMVGG; the protein is encoded by the coding sequence ATGACTAAGCACACTCAAAACAATCAAACAGCTGACACCATCGCTGACAACGACACCACAAACAGCGAGCCAATCAGCGAGCAAAACGCTGAGCAAAAACAAACCGAAACGTGCGAACTAAGTGCAAAGATTGCCGAACTAGAAGCACAGGTCGCTAATGCCAAAGAAGCTGCTGCACGTGCCAATGCCGACTCGTATAACGCCCAACGCCGTATGGAACAAGAGACGGACAAGGCGAAAAAATACGCCCTACAAAAGTTCGCCAAAGAAATGTTAGACGTGGTGGATAATCTTGAGCGTGCCATCGAGAACCTAGCAAATGCTGATGAAGCAGTTATTGAAGGCGTGAAACTTACCCACAAATCACTGATTGCCGTCCTTGAGAAAAATGGCGTCATCGCTGTTGGTGAAGTGGGAGAAGCCTTTAATCCTGACCTTCATGAAGCGGTTGGCATTCACCCAGAGGCGGACAAAGACATCGTAGGGCAAGTGCTACAAAAAGGCTATACATTAAACGAGCGGACATTAAGACCTGCGATTGTCATGGTAGGCGGTTAA
- a CDS encoding M48 family metallopeptidase has protein sequence MKKLSIAILTTTLAVTGCTTVADLSGYNSSALNAKAVSQYQQILNESRIDTTSAIAKKVQRAFHRLRPYADAANQTGIKFDWQMSVIHSDIENAWAMPGGKMAFYTGLAKAHNLTESEIAAIVGHEMAHAILEHSKKQVGSKMLSGIAMQLGSAAIQAKTGYSTETINLGASILHQYGLDMPYSRHHEYEADALGMQLMAQAGYNPADAINVWRKMNAKDSSRNTVIGNIMSTHPNNDKRIIAMQKLLPQNRAIYEAAIKRR, from the coding sequence ATGAAAAAACTCAGCATTGCTATACTAACTACCACTTTGGCAGTAACAGGCTGTACGACAGTAGCCGATTTATCAGGTTATAATTCATCAGCACTTAATGCTAAAGCTGTCTCACAATACCAACAAATCCTTAACGAATCCCGCATTGACACCACTTCAGCGATTGCTAAAAAAGTGCAACGTGCCTTTCATCGCCTAAGACCTTATGCTGATGCAGCAAACCAAACAGGCATAAAGTTTGATTGGCAAATGTCAGTTATCCACTCTGATATAGAAAATGCGTGGGCTATGCCGGGCGGCAAAATGGCATTTTATACAGGGCTTGCCAAAGCACACAACCTAACCGAAAGCGAGATTGCAGCGATTGTAGGTCATGAGATGGCACACGCCATACTAGAGCACAGTAAAAAACAAGTCGGTAGTAAAATGCTATCGGGTATCGCCATGCAGCTTGGTTCTGCAGCAATCCAAGCCAAGACAGGATATAGCACCGAAACGATTAACCTAGGGGCAAGCATTCTGCACCAATACGGTCTTGATATGCCCTACTCTCGTCATCACGAATACGAAGCGGACGCCTTAGGTATGCAGCTGATGGCTCAAGCAGGCTACAACCCTGCCGATGCCATCAATGTATGGAGAAAGATGAACGCCAAAGATTCAAGTCGTAACACGGTTATTGGCAACATCATGTCAACCCACCCTAATAATGACAAGCGTATCATAGCAATGCAAAAGCTACTTCCCCAAAACCGTGCCATCTACGAAGCTGCCATTAAAAGACGCTAA
- the dnaJ gene encoding molecular chaperone DnaJ has product MSKDFYSVLGVDKSADEKEIKKAYRRLAMKYHPDKNPDDPTAEEKFKEATTAYEVLGDKEKRAAYDRMGHAAFEQGMGNGGFGGGFGNADFSDIFGDIFGGAFGGSSGGGFGDFFGGGRSRSRAQKGSDLLYKITLTLEEAAKGCKKEISFSSSVTCDTCHGKGAKSDADISTCSTCHGHGQVRMQQGFFAVQQTCPDCHGTGKQIKNPCPDCHGTGKQQQRQTLEVSIPAGVDNGDRVRLAGKGEAGDAGMPSGDLFVEVVVQPHSTFTRNGSDLHVDVPTNIALATLGGEIEVPTLDGRVKLKIPEGTQSGKTFRIRNKGVSSVRGNFQGDLLCRIVVETPTNLSSQQKDLLRQFGNTLNDKNGGAAKQKGFFDKLKDEVKDMFD; this is encoded by the coding sequence ATGAGTAAAGATTTTTATAGTGTGCTTGGTGTAGATAAATCAGCAGACGAAAAAGAAATTAAAAAAGCCTATCGTCGTCTGGCGATGAAATATCACCCAGATAAAAACCCTGACGACCCCACCGCAGAAGAAAAATTTAAAGAAGCAACCACTGCTTATGAAGTGCTCGGCGATAAAGAAAAGCGTGCTGCTTATGATCGCATGGGTCATGCCGCCTTTGAGCAAGGCATGGGTAATGGCGGTTTTGGCGGTGGTTTTGGTAATGCTGACTTTAGCGATATCTTCGGTGATATCTTTGGCGGAGCTTTCGGTGGTAGCAGTGGCGGCGGCTTTGGTGACTTTTTTGGTGGTGGCAGATCACGCAGTCGTGCCCAAAAAGGCAGCGACCTACTCTATAAAATCACCCTAACCTTAGAAGAAGCTGCAAAAGGCTGTAAAAAAGAGATCAGCTTTAGCTCATCGGTAACTTGTGACACGTGCCACGGCAAAGGGGCAAAATCTGATGCTGACATCAGCACCTGTAGCACCTGTCATGGACATGGTCAAGTACGCATGCAGCAGGGCTTTTTTGCAGTACAGCAGACTTGCCCAGACTGCCACGGTACAGGCAAGCAAATCAAAAATCCTTGCCCAGACTGCCACGGTACAGGTAAACAGCAACAAAGACAGACTTTGGAAGTCTCCATTCCAGCTGGCGTAGATAATGGCGATCGTGTCCGTCTAGCAGGTAAAGGCGAAGCAGGCGATGCAGGCATGCCAAGTGGCGATTTATTTGTTGAAGTGGTGGTGCAGCCGCACAGCACCTTTACACGAAATGGCTCAGATTTACATGTCGATGTGCCAACTAACATCGCTTTAGCAACGCTTGGTGGCGAGATTGAAGTTCCTACACTAGATGGACGAGTCAAGCTAAAAATCCCCGAAGGCACCCAAAGTGGCAAGACTTTTCGCATACGCAATAAAGGCGTCTCAAGTGTGCGTGGCAATTTCCAAGGGGATTTATTGTGCCGCATTGTGGTTGAAACGCCAACCAACTTATCTAGCCAACAAAAAGACCTACTGCGTCAATTTGGCAACACCCTAAACGATAAAAATGGCGGTGCTGCCAAACAAAAAGGGTTTTTTGACAAGCTTAAAGATGAAGTCAAAGATATGTTTGACTAA
- the dapB gene encoding 4-hydroxy-tetrahydrodipicolinate reductase, producing the protein MSITQIGIMGASGRMGRMLLEAVHNNPSAKLAGAFVRPISSLIGVDSGEFIGIDRSGVTLDTLDVSGVDVLIDFSLPEALDDVLSQCISHKKPLIMGVTGLSCEDEAKLNQASKDIAIVYAGNYSTGVNLSLNLLSTTAKVLGLDADVEIIEHHHKHKIDAPSGTALMMANAVAKARNQSLKTALVHGRHGSAKRQAGDIGMHAIRGGEIIGEHTVEFIMDGEIIQITHKAASRMTFASGAVRAAIWASQQPAGLYDMQDVLGLKQT; encoded by the coding sequence ATGAGCATCACTCAAATTGGCATCATGGGTGCATCTGGACGCATGGGAAGAATGCTTTTAGAGGCCGTCCATAACAACCCATCAGCTAAACTGGCAGGAGCGTTCGTTCGCCCTATATCTAGCCTCATCGGTGTGGATTCAGGCGAATTTATTGGGATAGATCGTAGCGGTGTCACACTTGACACCTTAGATGTAAGTGGCGTTGATGTCTTAATTGACTTTAGCTTGCCTGAAGCCTTAGACGACGTGCTTTCTCAGTGCATATCACACAAAAAACCGCTCATCATGGGTGTCACAGGGTTAAGCTGTGAAGATGAAGCCAAGCTTAACCAAGCAAGTAAAGACATTGCCATCGTCTATGCAGGTAACTACTCTACTGGGGTTAATTTATCCTTAAATCTGCTAAGCACCACCGCCAAAGTGCTTGGGCTTGATGCAGATGTTGAGATTATCGAACACCATCATAAGCATAAGATTGACGCACCAAGTGGCACTGCCTTAATGATGGCAAACGCAGTTGCTAAAGCTCGCAATCAAAGCCTAAAAACCGCCTTAGTGCATGGACGCCACGGCAGTGCCAAACGCCAAGCTGGTGATATCGGTATGCACGCCATTCGAGGTGGCGAGATTATCGGCGAACACACCGTAGAATTTATCATGGACGGTGAGATTATCCAAATCACCCATAAGGCTGCCAGTCGCATGACTTTCGCATCAGGTGCGGTGCGTGCTGCCATCTGGGCAAGTCAGCAGCCTGCAGGACTGTATGATATGCAAGATGTGCTTGGGCTAAAGCAAACTTAA
- a CDS encoding thioredoxin fold domain-containing protein produces MIKHLKLSQLLLAISISLASSSLFAKDVDTAVTNIRQVLSQALPSHTNFSISPSPIADLYTVNSPNGGESILITKNADYAILGNIENNPSDSVAITADTAGESGTPVSDAYKSDLLANMADLKNIDDNTVFYHTSIDSLLWGISGFGGTPFLVSKDARHFINGEISAVVDGKFTGLDADFEQRKNRHVLSRLDTKELIIYPAKTEKAVLYVATDINCPYCRVFHQKIGDLNAKGVTIKVIGYPIYDESIEPMRQIWCESDNAKRAALLNLAMKDIAPKAQCQGNENHLAPNQTIAQGLAIFATPAIYTEQGTLVTGL; encoded by the coding sequence ATGATAAAACACCTAAAACTTAGCCAACTTTTACTTGCCATAAGCATTAGCCTAGCAAGCAGCAGCCTATTTGCTAAAGACGTGGATACAGCGGTCACAAATATCCGCCAAGTGCTTAGCCAAGCTCTGCCAAGTCATACCAATTTTAGCATTAGTCCAAGTCCGATTGCCGATTTATACACAGTCAATAGCCCAAATGGGGGCGAATCCATCTTAATTACCAAAAATGCTGATTATGCTATCTTAGGCAACATCGAAAATAACCCAAGTGATAGCGTAGCCATTACTGCTGATACAGCGGGCGAAAGTGGCACGCCTGTCAGTGATGCTTATAAGTCTGATTTACTTGCAAATATGGCTGATCTAAAAAACATCGATGATAATACCGTCTTTTATCATACAAGCATTGATAGCTTGCTGTGGGGTATATCAGGTTTTGGTGGCACGCCTTTTTTGGTGAGCAAAGATGCACGCCATTTCATTAATGGTGAAATTTCTGCTGTTGTAGATGGGAAATTTACAGGATTAGACGCCGACTTTGAACAGCGTAAAAACCGCCATGTCTTAAGCCGCCTTGATACCAAAGAGCTTATCATCTACCCTGCTAAGACAGAAAAAGCCGTGCTATATGTTGCAACAGACATCAACTGCCCTTACTGCCGAGTTTTTCACCAAAAAATCGGTGATCTTAATGCCAAAGGGGTCACTATTAAAGTTATCGGCTATCCCATATATGACGAATCTATCGAGCCTATGCGTCAAATCTGGTGCGAATCTGATAATGCCAAGCGTGCCGCCCTGCTCAATCTTGCTATGAAAGACATCGCACCAAAAGCACAATGCCAAGGCAATGAAAACCACTTAGCACCAAACCAAACGATTGCTCAGGGTCTGGCAATTTTTGCCACACCAGCCATCTATACTGAGCAAGGTACTCTTGTAACAGGCTTATAA
- the hemC gene encoding hydroxymethylbilane synthase, translating to MTISTPDTLTIATRQSPLALWQANFVKDILEKLYPTMKVKLLEMVTKGDKILDTPLAKIGGKGLFVKELENALYEKRADIAVHSLKDVPMVLPEGLTLGAYLERHAPTDAFVSNKYLHLDEMPAEAILGTSSLRRECQIAHAKDNLVIKSLRGNVGTRLSKLDNGEYDAIILATSGLQRLGLDARIRHELDDELSLPAVGQGALAIECRDDDEIILSLLAPLNHTQTRLCVIAERAMNRTLEGGCQVPIAGFATLNGNTLTLCGRVGSIDGKTLLKTTQSTTLTHDDDEGLAQILGIQVANDLLSQGADKILKEVYHT from the coding sequence CACTCGCCAAAGCCCACTTGCACTGTGGCAAGCCAATTTTGTCAAAGACATTTTAGAAAAACTCTACCCAACCATGAAAGTAAAACTACTTGAAATGGTAACAAAAGGCGATAAAATCCTAGATACCCCACTTGCCAAAATCGGAGGTAAAGGGCTTTTTGTCAAAGAGCTAGAAAACGCCTTATATGAAAAACGTGCCGACATTGCCGTACACTCTTTAAAAGATGTGCCGATGGTATTACCAGAAGGTCTAACACTTGGGGCGTATTTAGAGCGACACGCCCCAACAGATGCCTTCGTATCTAATAAATACCTCCACTTAGATGAGATGCCTGCTGAGGCAATCTTAGGCACATCAAGTCTACGCCGTGAATGCCAAATCGCCCACGCCAAAGACAATCTTGTCATCAAATCCTTGCGTGGCAATGTCGGCACTCGCCTATCTAAGCTGGATAATGGTGAATATGATGCCATTATCCTAGCCACAAGTGGCTTACAGCGATTGGGGCTAGATGCACGCATTCGCCACGAATTAGACGATGAATTGAGTCTGCCTGCGGTCGGTCAAGGGGCGTTGGCAATTGAATGCCGTGATGATGATGAGATTATTTTAAGCTTACTTGCCCCTTTAAACCATACCCAGACTCGCCTATGTGTCATTGCCGAACGTGCTATGAATCGTACGCTTGAAGGAGGTTGCCAAGTGCCAATTGCAGGTTTTGCCACTCTAAATGGCAACACCTTGACACTGTGCGGTCGGGTTGGCAGTATTGATGGTAAAACCCTACTTAAAACCACTCAAAGTACCACCTTAACTCATGACGATGACGAAGGTCTAGCCCAGATTTTAGGCATACAAGTTGCCAATGATTTATTATCCCAAGGAGCGGACAAGATTTTAAAAGAAGTTTATCACACCTAA
- a CDS encoding MFS transporter has translation MIHKPAIPLTLFFAGLIFTAANMRSPIVMLGSVSPMLSADFGMNAAAIGYLGALPMPLFAIGSLIAPYLAKRFGIEMMMICMTLLLAVGVATRSWSGIGLLFIGTLILSLAIGILNALSAPFIKKHIGSHIALATGVFSLSLSVIAGLGAWAVVPMSHALTWQLSLSLWAVFSVIAAVIWLITHQKSKIKHSATPAMAHQHFKQFNPWKAAQAWQMAVFLGLQSLMFYWAASFLTSVGIGYGLSLEQATGLMLAFQLVAPFAILLLTYLIKRDFPTQIFALLCAILNATGVAGLLWLPDYLYLWSGMMGFGGAATFTLVLMMFSLRTSSFETARDLSGMAQAVGYLIATLGPLLLGLLFEKMGDWHLPLMVLLGLMIVNIPMGFLAARSQKIDSAQS, from the coding sequence GTGATACATAAGCCTGCCATTCCACTGACGCTGTTTTTTGCAGGGCTTATTTTTACCGCTGCCAACATGCGTTCGCCCATCGTCATGCTTGGATCAGTCTCGCCCATGCTGTCGGCAGATTTTGGTATGAATGCCGCTGCCATCGGCTATCTTGGGGCGTTGCCCATGCCACTATTTGCCATAGGCTCACTCATCGCTCCATATTTGGCTAAGCGGTTTGGCATTGAGATGATGATGATTTGTATGACACTACTTTTAGCAGTTGGTGTGGCGACTCGCTCATGGTCAGGCATTGGCTTATTATTTATTGGCACACTCATTTTATCGCTTGCCATCGGTATTTTAAACGCTCTTAGTGCACCTTTTATCAAAAAACACATCGGCTCGCATATTGCACTTGCCACAGGGGTTTTTAGCCTAAGTCTATCAGTCATTGCAGGGCTAGGAGCGTGGGCTGTTGTGCCAATGTCGCACGCATTGACATGGCAGCTGTCGCTTAGTCTTTGGGCGGTATTTAGCGTGATTGCAGCGGTAATTTGGCTTATCACCCACCAAAAATCCAAAATCAAACATTCTGCCACGCCTGCTATGGCACATCAGCATTTTAAGCAATTTAACCCATGGAAAGCTGCCCAAGCATGGCAAATGGCTGTTTTTCTAGGCTTGCAGTCGCTCATGTTCTACTGGGCGGCAAGTTTTTTAACTTCCGTAGGCATCGGCTATGGGCTAAGCCTTGAACAGGCGACAGGCTTAATGCTTGCTTTTCAGTTGGTCGCTCCTTTTGCTATTTTATTATTAACCTATCTCATTAAGCGAGATTTCCCCACGCAGATTTTTGCACTATTGTGTGCGATATTAAATGCCACAGGTGTAGCAGGCTTGCTGTGGCTACCAGACTATCTGTATCTTTGGTCAGGCATGATGGGCTTTGGCGGAGCGGCGACATTTACGCTTGTGCTGATGATGTTTTCTTTGCGGACGAGCAGTTTTGAGACCGCTCGAGATTTATCAGGCATGGCTCAGGCGGTCGGTTATTTGATTGCCACACTTGGTCCTTTACTGCTTGGGCTATTATTTGAGAAAATGGGCGATTGGCACTTGCCACTGATGGTGTTATTAGGGCTAATGATTGTGAATATCCCCATGGGTTTTTTGGCAGCTCGTAGCCAAAAAATTGACTCAGCACAAAGCTAA